One Ignavibacterium sp. DNA segment encodes these proteins:
- a CDS encoding ABC transporter permease subunit, whose translation MLTLIQIELYKIFKKWRTYIGFIAIGVLVLIIQIAFKYEGQDTINYFTRNIRQSFVFVGNLLNGYLVSYLIMNSLAIHIPFLITLVAGDLLAGEATAGTYRMILTRPVSRTEIIFSKFIAGIIYTSLLILWLAVSSLAAGLLVFGTGELLVLNNQIIIIFEKSDVLWRFLAAYGFAALCMSVVTALAFLFSSMVENAIGPIISTMAVIIVFVILSALNIDFFQNIKPYLFTNYLLSWKLFFDDPVDLSEIVKAVTVMLVHIIFFFSLTLFLFKRKDILS comes from the coding sequence ATGTTGACTCTTATCCAAATTGAGTTATATAAAATTTTTAAGAAATGGCGAACCTATATCGGATTTATTGCAATTGGTGTTCTTGTTCTTATAATTCAGATAGCATTTAAATATGAAGGACAGGACACAATAAATTATTTTACAAGAAATATTCGACAATCGTTTGTTTTTGTAGGTAATCTTCTTAATGGATATCTGGTTTCATATTTAATAATGAATAGCCTTGCAATACATATACCTTTTTTAATTACACTTGTAGCTGGAGATTTATTAGCCGGAGAAGCAACAGCCGGCACTTACCGAATGATTTTAACCAGACCTGTTTCCAGAACTGAGATTATTTTTTCAAAATTTATTGCCGGAATTATCTATACAAGTCTGTTAATTCTTTGGCTGGCAGTAAGCAGTTTGGCAGCAGGGCTTTTAGTTTTTGGTACGGGTGAACTTTTAGTTTTAAATAATCAGATAATAATTATTTTTGAGAAATCAGATGTTCTTTGGAGATTTTTAGCTGCATACGGTTTTGCTGCATTATGTATGTCGGTTGTTACTGCTCTTGCATTTCTTTTCTCTTCTATGGTTGAAAATGCGATTGGTCCGATAATAAGCACTATGGCAGTAATTATTGTATTTGTGATTCTTTCAGCACTTAACATTGATTTCTTCCAGAATATTAAACCCTATCTTTTTACTAATTACTTACTTTCCTGGAAACTATTCTTTGATGATCCTGTTGATTTAAGCGAAATTGTAAAAGCTGTTACTGTAATGTTAGTACATATTATCTTCTTCTTTTCTCTAACATTGTTTTTATTTAAGCGGAAAGATATTTTATCATAG
- a CDS encoding ABC transporter ATP-binding protein yields the protein MAQEKIIEINSLVKDFKKLRAVNNLNLSVYKGDVFGFLGPNGAGKSTTIRMLLSLIRQTSGTINLFGNSISSDRKNILGKIGAIVEKPDFYNYLSAYKNLEILGKLSGKEISKHKIMQVLELVGLDNRFDSKVKTFSHGMKQRLGLAQSLLHDPELIILDEPTTGLDPQGMKEIRDLITYLSKEKGKTLFLSSHILHEVELVANRMIIISKGATKVEGDVKDLLNTKKLKVSFDVDNEQKAKELIFQSGWKEKFETNTKSVFVFYLENHEISQLNKYFVDNNISISAVIPKRSLEDYFLKITEEAS from the coding sequence TTGGCTCAGGAAAAAATTATTGAAATAAATTCACTTGTAAAAGACTTTAAAAAATTGCGCGCAGTTAATAATCTTAATTTGTCAGTATATAAAGGTGATGTATTTGGTTTCTTGGGACCTAATGGTGCAGGTAAAAGCACAACTATACGCATGTTATTATCACTTATCAGACAAACATCCGGCACCATCAATCTCTTTGGTAACTCAATTAGCTCAGATAGAAAAAATATTCTTGGGAAAATTGGGGCTATCGTTGAGAAGCCTGACTTTTATAATTATTTGTCAGCTTATAAGAACTTAGAAATACTTGGCAAACTTTCGGGCAAAGAAATATCCAAACATAAAATTATGCAGGTTCTTGAGTTAGTTGGTCTGGATAATCGTTTTGATAGTAAAGTGAAAACTTTTTCACATGGAATGAAACAAAGATTAGGCTTGGCGCAATCATTACTGCACGATCCTGAATTAATTATTCTTGATGAGCCGACTACCGGACTTGATCCGCAGGGTATGAAGGAAATACGTGATTTGATAACCTATCTGAGCAAAGAAAAAGGAAAGACTTTATTTCTGTCTTCACATATACTCCACGAAGTAGAACTTGTTGCTAACAGAATGATAATTATCAGCAAAGGAGCAACTAAAGTTGAAGGTGATGTTAAAGATTTACTTAATACAAAAAAACTAAAGGTTTCTTTCGATGTAGATAATGAACAGAAAGCTAAAGAGCTGATTTTTCAATCAGGATGGAAAGAAAAATTTGAGACAAATACAAAATCAGTTTTTGTTTTTTATCTCGAAAATCATGAAATATCACAACTGAATAAATACTTCGTTGATAACAATATTTCAATCAGTGCTGTTATCCCCAAACGTTCCTTGGAGGATTATTTCTTAAAAATAACTGAAGAGGCTTCGTAA